From the Theobroma cacao cultivar B97-61/B2 chromosome 2, Criollo_cocoa_genome_V2, whole genome shotgun sequence genome, one window contains:
- the LOC18608477 gene encoding sugar transport protein 4 has product MAGGVYIDDTGVKHYEARVTFFVLVTCMVAATGGLIFGYDLGISGGVTSMEEFLKLFFPSVYKNQKNKTGHENNWCKFDSQLLTLFTSSLYLAALVASFFASAMTRKFGRRLSMLLGGFIFFLGAIINGAARNIEMLIVGRVLLGVGVGFANQSVPVYLSEMAPAKLRGALNIGFQMAITIGILIANLVNYGSNKIKGGWGWRLSLGLAAVPATIMTVGSFFLPDTPNSLIDRGHTDRAKKMLQKIRGTNNVDEEFEDLVSASEAAKEVKHPWRNITKRRYRPQLAITFLIPFFQQLTGINVIMFYAPVLFKTIGFGDDASLMSAVITGGVNVLATFVSVFSVDRFGRRVLFLEGGVQMVVSQIAVGVILGLKFGTDGEGSLSKGYADFVLFLICAYVAAFAWSWGPLGWLVPSEICPLEIRSAGQAINVSVNMFFTFIIAQLFLSMLCHMKFGLFFFFAAFVVTMTIFIFYFLPETKSVPIEEMNRAWKAHWFWGKYIPSDAVHGHGHCSPNV; this is encoded by the exons ATGGCTGGGGGTGTTTATATTGATGATACTGGAGTGAAACATTATGAGGCTAGAGtcactttctttgttttagtGACTTGCATGGTAGCGGCCACAGGTGGTCTCATCTTTGGTTATGACCTTGGAATTTCAG GAGGGGTGACCTCAATGGAAGAATTTCTCAAGTTGTTCTTCCCATCAGTTTATAAGAaccagaaaaataaaactgGTCATGAGAATAATTGGTGCAAATTCGACAGCCAGCTTCTGACACTGTTTACCTCTTCCCTTTATCTTGCTGCTTTGGTAGCTTCCTTCTTTGCCTCTGCAATGACGAGGAAATTTGGTCGAAGATTGTCCATGTTATTAGgaggttttatttttttccttggcGCTATCATTAATGGTGCTGCTAGGAATATTGAAATGCTTATCGTTGGACGTGTGCTTCTTGGTGTAGGCGTTGGATTTGCTAATCAG TCCGTTCCCGTTTATCTATCAGAAATGGCACCTGCAAAGCTTAGAGGAGCACTCAACATTGGCTTTCAGATGGCAATTACAATTGGGATTCTAATTGCAAATCTAGTGAATTATGGCTCGAACAAGATCAAGGGTGGATGGGGTTGGAGACTTTCCTTGGGCCTTGCAGCTGTCCCTGCAACAATAATGACTGTTGGGTCATTTTTCTTGCCAGACACTCCCAATTCCCTCATTGACAGAGGCCACACTGATAGGGCCAAAAAAATGCTGCAAAAAATTCGTGGCACTAACAATGTGGATGAGGAGTTCGAAGATCTTGTTAGTGCTAGTGAGGCTGCAAAGGAAGTAAAACACCCTTGGAGGAACATCACCAAGAGAAGATACAGGCCTCAACTTGCCATCACCTTCCTCATTCCGTTTTTCCAGCAGCTCACTGGCATTAACGTGATTATGTTCTATGCCCCCGTCCTGTTTAAGACTATTGGATTTGGTGATGACGCCTCTCTCATGTCTGCAGTTATAACCGGTGGAGTCAATGTCCTAGCCACGTTTGTTTCTGTCTTCTCAGTTGACAGGTTCGGTAGAAGGGTTTTGTTCCTTGAAGGTGGCGTCCAAATGGTTGTGTCTCAG ATTGCTGTCGGTGTCATTTTGGGGTTGAAATTTGGTACCGATGGTGAAGGATCCTTATCAAAAGGCTACGCTGACTTTGTTCTCTTCTTGATTTGCGCGTATGTGGCAGCATTTGCATGGTCATGGGGTCCCTTGGGATGGCTAGTACCAAGTGAAATCTGCCCTCTAGAGATCCGATCCGCAGGGCAAGCCATCAATGTTTCTGTCAACATGTTCTTCACTTTCATCATTGCTCAACTTTTTCTCTCCATGCTTTGCCACATGAAATTCggccttttcttcttcttcgctGCATTCGTTGTTACAATGactattttcatattttactttttgccTGAGACAAAGAGCGTACCGATCGAGGAGATGAATAGAGCGTGGAAGGCACATTGGTTTTGGGGAAAATACATTCCTAGTGATGCTGTTCATGGCCACGGCCATTGCTCACCTAATGTTTGA
- the LOC18608474 gene encoding E3 ubiquitin-protein ligase RING1: MSFDGNVNCGGNTVGVTSKPFFCYQCNRTVNVTISPSSDPSCPICNEGFLEEYENPNPNQGSAFQSPNPNLNPFSEPYLSLSDPFSSLLPLLFPSSSSSTTTSSSSPASIDVHNPSLFGSTRSARGDPFAFDPFAFIQNHLNDLRSSGAHIEFVIQNNPSEPGFRLPANIGDYFIGPGLEQLIQQLAENDPNRYGTPPASKSAIDSLPSVKITKNHLNSEFNQCAVCMDEFEEGTQAKQMPCKHLYHKDCILPWLELHNSCPVCRHELPTDDPDYERRVRGAQGTGGGNDGEGSGGGDSGQRSAGDNRTVERSFRISLPWPFRARGSGSGSGDNAETRQEDLD, translated from the coding sequence ATGTCGTTCGACGGGAACGTCAACTGCGGCGGTAACACCGTCGGCGTAACCAGTAAGCCTTTCTTTTGCTACCAATGCAATCGTACCGTCAACGTAACAATCTCCCCTTCCTCTGACCCTTCTTGTCCCATATGCAACGAGGGGTTCCTCGAAGAATACgaaaaccctaaccctaatcAAGGCTCCGCCTTCCAGAGCCCGAATCCAAACCTGAATCCATTCTCCGAGCCCTATTTATCGTTATCGGATCCATTCTCTTCCCTCCTCCCGCTCCTTTTCCCTTCCTCGTCTTCTTCCACAACGACATCTTCATCGTCCCCTGCTTCTATTGACGTTCATAACCCTAGCCTATTCGGGTCTACCCGGTCAGCCCGAGGCGACCCTTTCGCTTTCGATCCATTTGCCTTTATCCAAAATCATCTAAACGATCTCCGTTCAAGCGGCGCCCACATCGAGTTCGTGATCCAGAACAATCCATCCGAGCCGGGCTTTCGGCTTCCGGCTAACATCGGGGATTATTTCATCGGACCAGGCCTCGAGCAACTGATCCAACAGCTGGCCGAAAACGACCCTAACCGGTACGGGACCCCACCGGCATCGAAATCAGCCATTGACTCGCTACCTTCGGTGAAGATAACGAAGAATCACTTGAATTCGGAGTTCAACCAGTGCGCAGTTTGCATGGACGAGTTCGAGGAAGGGACTCAAGCGAAGCAGATGCCCtgtaagcatctttatcataAAGATTGCATATTGCCGTGGCTGGAATTGCATAATTCATGCCCGGTGTGTCGTCACGAGTTGCCTACGGATGATCCTGATTATGAGAGGAGGGTTCGTGGGGCGCAGGGGACCGGTGGAGGTAATGATGGTGAGGGTAGTGGTGGAGGTGATAGTGGGCAGCGGTCTGCAGGGGATAATAGGACGGTCGAGAGGAGTTTTAGGATATCGCTGCCTTGGCCATTTCGGGCTCGTGGGTCAGGTTCAGGATCAGGTGATAATGCGGAGACCCGGCAAGAAGATTTGGATTGA
- the LOC18608475 gene encoding thioredoxin X, chloroplastic, whose protein sequence is MDTVLSSSSSLVVRSTLPPVRSVSSPSKLYSATFSFNPSINGLRRNRLPLLRSVSSSTVPKFSIQCGAIKEIKESEFQSTVLESKRPVLVEFVATWCGPCRLISPAMESIAQEYGDRLVVVKIDHDANPKLIEEYKVYGLPSLILFKDGQEVPESRREGAITKPKLKEYLDALLETISVA, encoded by the exons ATGGACACCGTTCTCTCGAGCTCATCGTCTTTGGTGGTCCGGTCAACTCTCCCTCCGGTCCGCTCAGTTTCTTCCCCATCTAAACTCTACTCCGCAACATTCTCTTTCAATCCTTCAATCAACGGCCTTCGAAGAAACCGTCTACCGCTTCTACGGTCGGTTAGTTCCTCTACGGTTCCTAAGTTTTCGATACAGTGCGGTGCCattaaggaaataaaagagaGCGAGTTCCAAAGCACGGTGCTGGAATCCAAACGTCCGGTTCTCGTTGAGTTCGTTGCCACTTGGTGTGGGCCCTGCCGCTTAATCTCTCCCGCCATGGAATCAATCGCTCAG GAATATGGAGACAGATTAGTGGTTGTAAAAATAGATCATGATGCAAATCCAAAGCTGATTGAAGAGTACAAAGTTTATGGATTGCCTAGCTTGATTCTGTTCAAGGATGGGCAGGAAGTGCCAGAAAGTAGGAGAGAAGGTGCGATTACAAAGCCCAAGCTTAAAGAGTATCTCGATGCTCTGTTGGAGACAATATCTGTAGCTTAG
- the LOC18608478 gene encoding sugar transport protein 11 has product MVAAMGGLLFGYDIGISGGVTSMESFLKKFFPSVLEKQKDEAAHESEYCKFDSQLLTLFTSSLYFAALVASFFAAAVTRTFGRKPSMFIGGLVFLIGSILNGVAMNVGLLIIGRLLLGVGVGFANQSVPVYLSEMAPAKIRGALNIGFQMAATIGILAAGLINYGTAKIEGGWGWRLSLALAAIPAIMMVIGAVLLPDTAVAKRMLQRVRGTQDVDDEFQDLVDASEAAKKVEHPWRNILEKRYRPQLALCTLIPFFQQLTGINVIMFYAPVLFKTLGFGDDASLMSAVITGLVNVLATVVSIFSVDRFGRRVLLLEGGAQMIISQVAVGIMVALKFGVNGEGTLSKTDANLLVFLICVYVAAFAWSWGPSGWLVPTEICPLEIRSAGQAINVSVNMLFTFFIAQTFLSLLCHMKFGLFFFFAVFVITMTVFIHLFLPETKNVPIEEMNRVC; this is encoded by the exons ATGGTTGCTGCAATGGGAGGTCTCCTCTTCGGATATGATATTGGAATCTCAGGAGGCGTGACTTCAATGGAATCGTTTCTGAAGAAGTTCTTCCCATCAGTTTTAGAAAAACAGAAAGATGAGGCCGCTCATGAAAGCGAGTATTGCAAATTTGATAGCCAGCTACTAACATTGTTCACCTCATCACTCTACTTTGCCGCTTTGGTAGCCTCCTTTTTTGCTGCTGCGGTGACAAGGACCTTTGGTCGGAAACCTTCCATGTTTATTGGGGGCCTTGTTTTCCTTATTGGCTCAATCCTTAATGGTGTTGCCATGAATGTTGGATTGTTGATCATTGGCCGCTTGTTGCTTGGTGTGGGTGTTGGATTTGCTAACCAG TCTGTTCCAGTTTATCTATCAGAAATGGCACCAGCAAAGATTAGAGGAGCTTTGAACATTGGTTTCCAAATGGCCGCTACCATTGGGATTCTGGCAGCTGGTCTTATTAACTATGGCACAGCAAAGATCGAGGGTGGATGGGGATGGAGACTTTCTTTAGCTCTTGCAGCTATTCCTGCGATAATGATGGTTATCGGAGCTGTCCTCTTGCCTGACACTGCAGTGGCAAAACGAATGTTACAAAGGGTTCGTGGCACTCAGGATGTTGATGACGAATTCCAAGACCTCGTTGATGCCAGCGAAGCTGCAAAGAAAGTGGAACACCCCTGGAGGAACATCCTAGAGAAAAGATATAGGCCCCAACTCGCTCTTTGCACTCTTATCCcgttcttccagcagcttacTGGCATCAATGTTATCATGTTTTATGCGCCTGTTCTCTTCAAGACCTTAGGCTTCGGTGATGACGCGTCACTTATGTCCGCAGTTATAACCGGTTTAGTGAATGTGCTTGCCACGGTTGTTTCCATCTTCTCGGTCGATAGGTTTGGAAGAAGGGTTTTATTGCTTGAAGGCGGCGCCCAAATGATTATTAGCCAG GTTGCAGTTGGAATCATGGTAGCCTTGAAGTTTGGGGTCAATGGTGAGGGGACTTTGTCGAAAACCGATGCCAATTTGCTGGTGTTCTTAATCTGTGTGTACGTTGCAGCATTTGCATGGTCTTGGGGGCCATCGGGGTGGCTGGTACCTACTGAGATCTGCCCTCTAGAAATCAGATCAGCTGGACAAGCAATTAATGTCTCAGTTAACATGCTCTTCACCTTCTTCATTGCTCAAACTTTCCTCTCCTTGCTTTGCCACATGAAGTTTGgcctcttctttttcttcgcTGTCTTTGTTATAACCATGACTGTCTTCATTCACTTGTTCTTGCCTGAGACGAAGAACGTCCCAATTGAAGAGATGAACAGAGTTTGTTAG
- the LOC18608476 gene encoding sugar transport protein 10, whose product MAGGGFVAQQGGGASYEGRVTAFVVCTCLIAATGGLLFGYDLGISGGVTSMEPFLKKFFPSVFAKQNDAAKHESEYCKFDSQLLTLFTSSLYLAALVASFFASVVTRIFGRKVSMFVGGLAFLVGSILNGVAMNVAVLIIGRLLLGVGVGFANQSVPVYLSEMAPAKIRGALNIGFQMAITIGILVAGLINYGTAKIEGGWGWRVSLALAVVPALVMTLGAIVLPDTPNSILERGHSEKARQMLQKVRGTQNVDDEFQDLVDASEAAKKVDHPWRNILQPRYRPQLVLCILIPFFQQLTGINVIMFYAPVLFKTLGFGDDASLMSAVISGTVNVLATIVSIYSADRYGRRILFLEGGVQMIISQFAVGITIALKFGLNGEGTLSKSDANFLLFLICVYVAAFAWSWGPLGWLVPSEICPLEIRSAGQAINVAVNMIFTFIIAQVFLSMLCHMKFGLFFFFAAFVIIMTIVIYFFLPETKNVPIEEMNKVWKQHWFWAKYIPDEAVIGANRKVEQRDA is encoded by the exons ATGGCAGGAGGAGGATTTGTTGCTCAACAAGGTGGAGGGGCCAGCTATGAAGGTCGTGTCACCGCCTTTGTGGTGTGCACCTGTCTGATTGCCGCCACTGGCGGTCTCCTCTTCGGTTATGACCTTGGAATCTCAG GAGGGGTGACCTCAATGGAACCGTTTCTGAAAAAGTTCTTCCCTTCGGTTTTTGCAAAACAGAATGATGCAGCCAAACACGAAAGTGAGTATTGCAAATTTGATAGCCAGCTGCTCACATTGTTCACCTCTTCCCTCTACCTTGCTGCTTTGGTAGCTTCCTTCTTTGCTTCAGTTGTAACAAGGATCTTTGGCCGAAAAGTTTCCATGTTCGTTGGAGGCCTTGCTTTTCTCGTCGGTTCCATCTTAAATGGTGTTGCTATGAACGTTGCAGTCCTAATTATTGGCCGTTTGTTGCTTGGTGTGGGTGTTGGATTTGCTAATCAG TCTGTTCCAGTTTACCTATCCGAAATGGCACCAGCAAAGATTAGAGGAGCTTTGAACATTGGTTTCCAAATGGCCATTACAATTGGAATTCTAGTCGCAGGCCTTATTAACTATGGTACAGCAAAGATCGAAGGTGGATGGGGATGGAGAGTTTCTCTGGCTCTTGCAGTCGTTCCTGCCTTAGTGATGACCCTTGGAGCGATCGTGCTACCAGACACTCCCAATTCTATTCTTGAGAGAGGCCATTCTGAGAAGGCAAGACAAATGTTGCAAAAAGTTCGAGGCACCCAAAACGTTGATGATGAGTTTCAAGACCTTGTTGATGCGAGTGAAGCTGCCAAGAAGGTGGATCACCCGTGGAGGAACATTCTCCAACCAAGATACAGGCCTCAACTTGTCCTCTGCATTCTCATTCCATTCTTCCAACAACTCACTGGCATTAATGTGATCATGTTTTATGCACCTGTTCTCTTCAAGACCTTGGGTTTTGGTGATGACGCGTCACTCATGTCCGCGGTTATCTCTGGCACTGTGAATGTCCTCGCCACAATTGTTTCCATTTATTCTGCTGATAGGTACGGAAGAAGGATTTTGTTCCTTGAAGGTGGCGTTCAAATGATTATTAGCCAG TTTGCGGTTGGAATCACGATAGCCTTGAAGTTTGGGCTCAATGGTGAGGGGACCTTGTCAAAATCTGATGCCAACTTCCTGCTTTTCTTAATCTGTGTGTACGTAGCAGCATTCGCATGGTCCTGGGGGCCATTGGGATGGTTGGTACCTAGTGAGATTTGCCCTCTAGAGATCCGATCAGCTGGACAAGCCATCAACGTTGCAGTTAACATGATCTTCACCTTCATCATTGCTCAAGTTTTCCTCTCCATGCTTTGCCACATGAAGTTTGgcctcttctttttcttcgcTGCCTTTGTTATAATCATGACTATCGTCATTTACTTCTTCTTGCCTGAGACAAAGAACGTCCCGATTGAAGAGATGAACAAAGTATGGAAGCAACACTGGTTCTGGGCCAAGTACATCCCAGATGAGGCTGTCATTGGTGCCAACCGCAAAGTTGAGCAAAGGGATGCTTGA